One stretch of Leadbetterella byssophila DSM 17132 DNA includes these proteins:
- a CDS encoding sensor histidine kinase, which produces MITVLLVASCLSIGVLLLRRERLRTAEKIKSLEHLNQLYVQAAKQLSAYETRTEIGQKLHDDLSSTLAGIVQNMEVLQKQTLDEELRKKIHFLSQEAEKVYDKVRGKSHELFIHHSEYDLFEDNVYRLVDLLCPDSSIHKEIEIEREIASQLDLSQRIELLRILQEVLTNTMKHGKDVSEIFIFLYENELGAPVFQVGDNGSSFNGNSDGIGIRSIRKRVAQLEGQLQLETKGGVAYTITLPS; this is translated from the coding sequence ATGATTACCGTATTATTAGTAGCTTCCTGTCTTAGCATCGGAGTCTTGCTCTTGAGAAGAGAAAGACTCAGAACCGCTGAGAAAATCAAATCCCTTGAACATCTAAACCAACTTTATGTTCAGGCAGCTAAACAATTGTCAGCATACGAAACCAGAACTGAAATCGGTCAAAAATTACATGATGATCTGTCTTCAACCCTTGCCGGAATCGTACAAAATATGGAAGTTCTACAGAAACAAACTTTAGACGAAGAACTTCGAAAAAAGATACATTTCCTGTCCCAAGAGGCTGAAAAAGTTTATGATAAAGTGCGAGGTAAGAGCCATGAGCTCTTTATACATCATAGCGAATATGACCTCTTCGAGGATAATGTATACCGTCTCGTAGACCTACTCTGCCCTGATTCCTCTATCCATAAGGAGATAGAGATTGAAAGGGAGATAGCTTCTCAGCTCGACCTCAGTCAAAGAATAGAATTACTCCGAATCCTCCAAGAAGTACTCACTAACACCATGAAGCACGGCAAAGATGTCAGTGAAATCTTCATCTTCCTATACGAAAATGAATTAGGCGCCCCTGTGTTTCAAGTAGGCGACAATGGCTCCTCTTTTAATGGCAACTCAGATGGTATAGGCATACGCTCCATTCGTAAACGTGTGGCCCAACTAGAAGGCCAACTACAATTAGAAACGAAAGGAGGAGTAGCGTATACCATTACGCTACCTTCCTAA
- a CDS encoding asparagine synthase-related protein, protein MLLDLYFLDSISSFYSHLGINVWFKGDNSNLGSLNRYEGDSCEEKIIHAFLAVNESCFKELKHEFLLVLQTEDCTYLVRDRFGVQSLYFCQESNKITVSDNLRILGKGKSPDSIEVYNYINFSISKESSINSGTFFSEVYQVPPSYYVKIDNDGNKLFRSYYSAVPKPFFIHSSSDVFRDLLTKSIKRGLVNSQKIGSHLSGGLDSSVVTTLLRHVVSEDISCYYYDSGDTSHRDLDYARLVADNLDLPLHVVNTSGENIFTHQRWLCERTGFPEVFILPSTTHIELSEELREKGISRMFTGIDGDSVVGHGLGYLQDLKSDGDWEKYLTLFVENFLAREYTSITLDAYKKKLIVKEVLTLVRKNDWRSIAALLKSANLLWGYVPGSYLKVLLNKVISNVFSKLDLVPDPSLLNYSIGELSAESYYDIYDINNRELLENFRAVINGSYPYSFNQFNEISRFYNFEYKHPFFDQELFEFCLGVPNEIRFGGGKTRWVMREAMNELLPQKLLNRTTKDDFSYYLISSFISLWNSNSEFFLDHSSLWHWVNKKEFMRGISYVIKKGPHVKSNSLLARKLIRVLYLGIWLDTIQ, encoded by the coding sequence ATGCTTCTGGATCTCTATTTTCTAGATAGCATTTCGTCTTTTTATTCTCACTTAGGTATAAATGTTTGGTTTAAAGGCGATAATTCTAATCTCGGATCTTTAAACAGGTACGAGGGTGATAGTTGTGAAGAAAAAATAATCCATGCATTTTTAGCTGTAAATGAAAGTTGTTTTAAAGAATTAAAACACGAGTTTTTATTGGTTTTGCAAACAGAAGATTGCACCTATTTGGTCAGAGACCGATTTGGGGTGCAATCTTTGTATTTTTGCCAAGAGTCGAATAAAATTACTGTTTCCGATAATTTAAGGATTCTTGGAAAGGGTAAATCTCCAGATTCGATAGAGGTATACAATTATATTAATTTTTCGATTTCTAAAGAGTCCAGTATTAATTCTGGGACTTTTTTTTCTGAAGTATATCAAGTCCCGCCTTCATATTATGTTAAGATAGATAATGATGGCAATAAATTATTTAGAAGCTACTATAGTGCGGTACCTAAACCTTTTTTTATACATTCTAGCTCGGACGTGTTTAGGGACTTATTGACTAAATCTATTAAGCGAGGTCTAGTAAATTCTCAAAAGATAGGTTCACATTTAAGTGGTGGTCTGGATTCTTCAGTAGTTACGACACTTTTAAGGCATGTAGTTTCAGAAGATATTTCATGCTACTACTATGATAGTGGTGACACAAGTCATCGTGATTTGGATTATGCTAGATTAGTAGCTGATAATTTGGACCTGCCACTGCACGTGGTCAATACTAGTGGGGAAAATATATTTACCCATCAGAGGTGGTTGTGCGAAAGGACAGGTTTTCCCGAGGTTTTTATTCTGCCATCAACTACACATATAGAACTGAGCGAGGAATTACGTGAAAAAGGAATCAGTCGAATGTTTACTGGTATAGATGGTGATTCTGTAGTCGGGCATGGGCTAGGTTATTTGCAAGATTTAAAGTCAGATGGGGATTGGGAGAAGTATTTGACTTTATTTGTTGAAAATTTTTTGGCTAGAGAATATACTAGTATTACACTTGATGCTTATAAAAAGAAACTTATTGTCAAGGAGGTATTAACATTAGTTAGGAAAAATGACTGGAGGTCTATTGCTGCCCTTTTGAAATCAGCAAATCTGCTGTGGGGGTATGTTCCAGGTTCTTATTTAAAAGTATTATTAAATAAAGTAATATCGAATGTGTTCAGTAAGCTTGATTTGGTGCCAGATCCATCATTGCTGAATTATTCTATAGGTGAATTATCAGCTGAATCTTATTATGATATATACGATATAAATAATAGAGAATTATTGGAAAATTTCCGGGCGGTTATTAATGGTAGTTATCCTTATTCTTTTAATCAATTTAATGAAATTTCTCGTTTCTATAATTTTGAGTACAAGCATCCTTTTTTTGATCAAGAACTTTTTGAATTTTGCCTAGGTGTACCTAATGAAATACGATTTGGGGGTGGTAAAACGAGATGGGTTATGAGGGAAGCAATGAATGAGCTTTTGCCTCAGAAGCTATTAAATCGTACAACAAAGGACGATTTTTCATACTATTTAATAAGTTCTTTTATATCTCTTTGGAATTCTAATTCCGAGTTCTTTCTTGATCATAGCAGCCTTTGGCATTGGGTAAATAAAAAGGAATTTATGAGGGGGATTTCATATGTTATAAAGAAGGGGCCTCATGTTAAATCAAACTCTCTCCTCGCACGAAAATTAATTAGGGTCTTGTATCTAGGTATTTGGTTAGATACTATTCAATAA
- a CDS encoding Ig-like domain-containing protein: MKRASIHFKLRSWSYVLCLFLLSGYAVNAQVASLPLNEPVPYVNPKSPEITHVDNPLLSTFWHNNASSMGNAYNSDLGDYAVLAAPVLGLVDQKMTIDIGESVVASQSNPYFVGFDILNIDGLSIGLGNATFEIKLFNGDNTTPVATYDVNKDKLLGLLGLGLLTGTGNPARIGFTLAPSTPVTFTRAMIVVNEHSLLSIGGTRVYNLVLGKYAPANYTTLPCNLNVTIGAPNYPVQFTDRTSNRGVINPMGALDSSSDTFTELGGLNATLQGPISYAVGDVFGNSFNTTNNSMFVGFDIENAQLLGLLDLNLLQNFSIQLYNNGSPVGTARTGTSLLSLGLRVVGESGRTTIGFITADEFDEVELKLNQLLSATTTKVHGVVVKKFCTSTLACNTITTATNPDHPLYINLKRTTTAGLVNVSSITNPDNIINGSSDPATVVAIANVGSALSVSVANALETYPAGSYAGYIVESSSLLNASLIASAGIKLEFYNRSSATPDNPVYETPGAVLAGVGVISGSHTEVLGAICPVPFDEVRLVLVRSLLSVDLGGTKIHGFKVQKSCAEDVDCLTEGTLTSQYHGAVVNGANTGVRIGAQVGLLDEPLEHLDRVVDNHPNNYASMNAVVGVVSRSSLSVASTSLTFPKGSFAGFEVSKDGGLLDLGLLGDNNIRIVTFKDGVAVDSADVVNGSLISLGLLSSGSGRSVIGFHSKGAFDEIQIRLLRVVAIETGFSLNIYGAVASARYGYDPGNEVYCAADLIRPDQNTGFINTEIPGNTSTNDELPAGATYSAAGSPTVPPGANFTFNINANGSYTFITDKEGTYTFPIKVCIDAWEGDCPVQNLTIYVLNRTVTNPPIAFHDFVKVPEGGSNFEIDVKLNDIPGNVDGTLGNPFIGANPTKGSATVSNGKIYYTPNAGSVGRDFLIYTICESPSGLCSSPVYVLIDIIPTGGSNSTIANDDQILMGVNSAGTGNVLANDYDPENHAQTVLLIDLNGDGIPETAPIGSPQTVLYDGQIRGTITMNATTGDFTFVPANNFKGSISCVIEIGDELGATSKSTLVLIVKDTPDLLPVQTFGSNGANFNGIEERDFIIRIWEMLGGTALADEKQIVIQITKSSAFEITVPGLVLTSSPQTGFNGVASLGNSNPSYSNGSWEFYETPFAIRIVSKSGYSLNPASSATLGFHIKRRPGFARAAQNITYTVAPYSGGETKIDNNYAFSQVILN; encoded by the coding sequence ATGAAACGAGCTTCTATACATTTTAAGCTCCGAAGTTGGAGCTACGTGCTATGTCTTTTTCTGCTGAGTGGGTATGCTGTGAACGCACAGGTAGCTTCTTTGCCTTTAAATGAGCCGGTGCCATATGTGAATCCAAAATCTCCTGAAATTACGCATGTTGATAATCCACTTTTATCCACATTTTGGCATAATAATGCTAGTAGTATGGGTAATGCCTATAATTCAGATTTGGGTGACTATGCTGTTTTAGCAGCACCTGTACTTGGTTTGGTTGACCAAAAAATGACCATTGATATTGGTGAAAGTGTGGTTGCTTCCCAGTCAAATCCCTACTTTGTTGGATTTGATATCTTGAATATTGATGGATTATCTATAGGCTTAGGTAATGCTACTTTTGAGATTAAATTATTTAATGGAGATAATACTACACCTGTAGCAACTTATGACGTAAATAAGGATAAGCTTCTAGGCTTGCTCGGTCTTGGTCTTTTGACAGGTACTGGAAATCCAGCAAGAATCGGATTTACATTAGCGCCAAGTACCCCTGTGACTTTTACTCGTGCAATGATCGTCGTAAATGAACATTCTTTGTTAAGTATTGGGGGTACCAGGGTTTATAATTTGGTTTTAGGTAAATATGCACCGGCGAATTATACTACGCTTCCTTGTAATCTTAATGTGACAATTGGTGCGCCAAATTATCCTGTTCAATTTACCGATAGAACCTCTAATCGTGGAGTTATAAATCCTATGGGCGCCTTAGATAGTAGTTCTGATACGTTTACCGAATTAGGTGGTTTGAATGCTACGCTACAAGGTCCTATTAGTTACGCTGTAGGTGATGTGTTTGGTAATTCATTTAATACTACGAATAATTCCATGTTCGTAGGATTTGATATTGAAAACGCTCAACTTTTGGGACTCCTAGATTTGAATCTTTTACAAAACTTTTCTATTCAATTATATAATAACGGATCCCCAGTAGGTACGGCCAGAACAGGAACCAGCTTATTGAGTTTAGGTTTAAGAGTGGTGGGAGAGTCAGGTAGAACTACCATTGGTTTCATCACTGCAGATGAATTTGATGAAGTCGAGCTTAAGCTAAATCAACTTTTAAGTGCTACCACCACGAAAGTACATGGTGTGGTAGTTAAGAAATTCTGTACTTCAACTTTGGCATGTAATACCATTACAACCGCTACAAATCCAGACCATCCTTTATATATCAACTTAAAAAGAACCACTACAGCTGGCTTAGTAAATGTAAGTAGTATTACTAATCCGGATAATATCATCAACGGTTCATCTGATCCAGCTACCGTTGTTGCAATTGCCAATGTGGGAAGTGCCTTGTCTGTATCTGTTGCTAATGCATTGGAAACCTATCCCGCAGGTTCATATGCTGGATATATTGTAGAATCTTCATCCTTATTAAATGCCAGCTTGATTGCAAGTGCCGGTATTAAGCTCGAATTCTATAATAGAAGTAGTGCAACTCCTGACAATCCGGTTTACGAAACTCCTGGGGCCGTATTGGCAGGTGTAGGAGTTATATCCGGTTCTCATACGGAAGTATTGGGGGCTATTTGTCCAGTTCCATTTGATGAGGTTAGATTAGTTTTGGTCAGAAGCTTATTATCAGTAGATTTAGGAGGAACCAAGATTCATGGATTTAAAGTACAGAAATCCTGTGCAGAAGATGTAGATTGTTTGACGGAAGGGACACTTACAAGTCAGTATCATGGAGCCGTAGTGAACGGAGCGAATACAGGAGTTAGGATTGGCGCTCAAGTAGGCTTATTGGATGAACCTCTTGAGCATCTTGATCGTGTAGTGGATAATCATCCTAATAACTATGCTTCAATGAACGCTGTTGTGGGCGTGGTTTCCAGGTCTTCTCTTTCAGTAGCTTCTACTTCTTTGACATTCCCTAAAGGAAGTTTTGCAGGTTTTGAAGTGAGTAAAGATGGAGGATTACTTGATCTTGGGCTACTTGGTGATAATAATATAAGAATTGTCACATTTAAAGATGGAGTGGCCGTAGATAGTGCAGACGTAGTAAATGGTAGCTTAATAAGTTTAGGTTTATTAAGCAGTGGTTCAGGCAGATCAGTGATTGGCTTCCACAGTAAAGGCGCATTTGATGAAATTCAAATCAGATTGCTACGAGTGGTGGCAATAGAGACCGGTTTTAGTTTGAACATATACGGAGCTGTGGCTTCTGCTCGCTATGGATACGATCCAGGAAACGAGGTGTATTGTGCAGCTGATTTGATTCGTCCTGACCAGAATACAGGCTTTATTAATACAGAGATTCCGGGTAACACTTCTACTAACGATGAATTGCCAGCAGGAGCCACCTATAGTGCTGCCGGTTCGCCTACTGTTCCACCGGGAGCTAATTTTACTTTTAATATTAACGCTAATGGCTCCTATACTTTCATCACGGATAAAGAGGGGACTTATACATTTCCTATTAAGGTATGTATAGATGCTTGGGAAGGAGACTGCCCGGTTCAAAATCTAACTATTTATGTTCTTAACAGAACAGTTACAAATCCTCCAATTGCTTTCCATGATTTTGTTAAAGTACCTGAAGGAGGATCTAATTTTGAGATTGACGTTAAGTTAAACGATATACCAGGGAATGTTGATGGAACTTTGGGTAATCCTTTCATCGGAGCCAATCCTACCAAAGGTTCTGCTACGGTTAGCAATGGTAAAATCTACTATACGCCTAATGCCGGATCTGTAGGAAGAGATTTCCTTATTTATACCATTTGTGAGTCTCCTTCTGGCTTATGTTCAAGTCCTGTGTATGTGCTAATTGATATAATTCCAACCGGTGGAAGTAATTCAACTATTGCAAATGATGATCAGATTTTAATGGGAGTTAATTCTGCTGGAACTGGAAATGTTTTGGCAAATGATTATGATCCTGAAAACCATGCGCAAACTGTATTATTAATAGACTTGAATGGAGATGGTATTCCTGAGACTGCTCCAATTGGTTCTCCCCAAACTGTTTTATATGACGGACAGATTAGAGGTACAATTACTATGAATGCTACCACTGGTGATTTCACATTTGTGCCCGCAAATAATTTCAAGGGTAGTATATCATGTGTGATTGAAATAGGAGATGAACTTGGTGCCACTTCAAAGTCAACCTTAGTCCTTATTGTAAAAGATACACCGGATTTGCTTCCTGTTCAGACTTTTGGTAGTAATGGTGCCAATTTTAATGGAATAGAAGAAAGAGATTTTATCATAAGAATTTGGGAAATGTTAGGAGGAACTGCTTTAGCAGATGAAAAGCAAATTGTAATTCAAATTACGAAATCGTCCGCATTTGAAATAACTGTTCCCGGCCTAGTATTAACCAGTAGCCCACAAACAGGCTTTAATGGTGTAGCTAGTCTTGGAAATTCTAATCCTAGTTATTCAAATGGATCGTGGGAATTCTATGAGACACCCTTTGCCATTAGAATCGTTTCGAAGTCTGGTTATTCTTTAAATCCGGCTTCGTCTGCAACATTAGGATTCCACATAAAGAGAAGACCAGGTTTTGCAAGGGCAGCTCAAAATATAACATATACAGTGGCTCCTTATTCTGGAGGAGAAACGAAAATTGATAATAATTATGCGTTTTCGCAAGTCATTCTAAATTAA
- a CDS encoding T9SS type A sorting domain-containing protein, translating into MKKIFILSVLSTVLSFSKVLGQDLQLNLNYRGSDIFVAGKGNIEVSIANTLSSGSWQANKVAVVLSTSGTTLKFTGNISDLPGGSVCTFEDNALVVTIPAGSEGYIFNVEVEGVSPDVDIIVGGVIDFYNDINTCDLGGMPLVGDQPDNNSSYTTVTVVAATPVTLISFTGRAEGSIAVLDWATAEETEFSHFEIESSADALSFQKVGEVFAKGSNNNYTFSTAQNEDLVYYRLKMVDHDGSFAYSKIIPVSLDESTAPSFLVYPNPTVDYLQIKNKEAGVVRIIDVTGKQIRNQKVDAGIQVIDVKNLREGVYYGWLNEQSFKFVKK; encoded by the coding sequence ATGAAGAAAATTTTCATTTTATCTGTACTTAGTACTGTATTGTCATTCAGTAAAGTTTTAGGGCAAGATCTACAATTAAATCTTAACTATAGAGGTTCTGATATTTTTGTTGCCGGTAAAGGAAATATTGAGGTTTCAATTGCTAATACACTGTCAAGCGGTTCATGGCAAGCTAATAAAGTGGCAGTCGTTTTGTCTACGTCGGGGACAACACTAAAGTTTACAGGTAATATTTCTGATTTGCCTGGTGGATCTGTTTGTACTTTTGAAGATAACGCCTTAGTCGTAACTATTCCTGCTGGATCAGAGGGTTACATATTTAATGTTGAAGTAGAAGGTGTAAGTCCAGATGTAGACATAATAGTTGGGGGAGTAATTGATTTTTATAATGATATAAATACATGTGATTTAGGTGGAATGCCACTTGTCGGCGATCAACCAGATAATAATTCTTCTTATACGACAGTGACAGTAGTTGCAGCTACACCTGTTACCTTAATTTCATTCACCGGAAGGGCAGAAGGAAGCATTGCTGTTTTGGATTGGGCTACGGCAGAAGAGACAGAGTTTAGTCATTTTGAAATTGAAAGCAGTGCTGACGCTTTATCTTTTCAGAAAGTAGGAGAAGTGTTTGCTAAGGGAAGCAATAATAATTACACTTTCTCTACTGCTCAAAATGAAGATTTGGTTTATTACCGTTTAAAAATGGTGGATCATGATGGAAGCTTTGCTTATAGTAAGATCATTCCTGTTTCTTTGGATGAGTCTACAGCACCTTCTTTTTTAGTTTATCCAAACCCAACGGTGGATTACTTACAGATTAAAAATAAAGAAGCTGGTGTGGTACGTATCATTGACGTGACCGGAAAGCAGATCCGTAACCAAAAGGTGGATGCAGGTATTCAGGTTATTGACGTGAAGAACCTTCGTGAAGGGGTGTACTACGGATGGTTAAATGAACAATCTTTTAAGTTTGTTAAAAAGTGA